The proteins below are encoded in one region of Aquisphaera giovannonii:
- a CDS encoding sulfatase family protein — MIGFLLPPMASFAGGGGAIGASEPVASKRPNIVYILADDLGYGDVRCCEPGNRIATPNVDRLAGEGMRFTDAHSGSSVCTPTRYGVLTGRYAWRTRLASGVLDGYSPPLIAPGRLTVPGLLRQAGYHTAAVGKWHLGLDWAGKDGAEGPARAGWEIDYARPFASGPTSRGFDAYFGVVASLDMPPYVFLEGDRAAAAPTVEKEWIRKGPAAADFEAIDVLPALADRAVKIIGERAAAARAGRPFFLYLALTSPHTPIVPAAAWKGRSGLTPYGDFVMQTDDVVGRVLDALARARIDGETLVVFTSDNGCSPAAGFDDLVRRGHRPSGPYRGYKADIYEGGHRIPFVVRWPGVVSPGTSSDQTVCLTDLLATVADIIGRPVPRDAGEDSVSLLPILRGEARGPVREATVHHSINGSFAIRQGPWKLALCPDSGGWSDPRPDRKDARDLPAVQLFNLADDPAEARNRQAEHPEIVARLTALLQKYVGDGRSTPGPVRPNDRRVSIRRQVKAPAGS, encoded by the coding sequence ATGATCGGGTTTCTCCTGCCGCCGATGGCATCCTTCGCCGGCGGTGGCGGGGCGATTGGCGCGTCCGAGCCCGTCGCGTCGAAGAGGCCGAACATCGTCTACATCCTGGCGGACGACCTCGGCTACGGAGACGTTCGCTGCTGCGAGCCGGGCAACAGGATCGCCACGCCGAATGTGGACCGGCTGGCCGGCGAGGGGATGCGTTTCACCGACGCCCATTCCGGCTCGTCCGTCTGCACGCCGACCCGCTACGGCGTCCTGACGGGCCGCTACGCCTGGCGGACGAGGCTGGCGTCCGGGGTCCTTGATGGGTATTCGCCCCCGCTGATCGCCCCCGGGAGGCTGACGGTCCCCGGCCTGCTCCGGCAGGCGGGCTACCACACGGCGGCGGTCGGCAAGTGGCACCTGGGGCTCGACTGGGCCGGCAAGGATGGCGCGGAGGGACCGGCCCGGGCGGGCTGGGAGATCGATTACGCGCGGCCATTCGCGTCGGGGCCGACGAGCCGCGGCTTCGACGCGTACTTCGGAGTCGTCGCTTCGCTGGACATGCCGCCGTACGTCTTCCTGGAGGGCGATCGGGCCGCCGCCGCGCCGACGGTCGAGAAGGAATGGATCCGGAAGGGGCCGGCGGCGGCGGACTTCGAGGCCATCGACGTCCTGCCCGCGCTGGCCGACCGCGCCGTGAAGATCATCGGGGAGCGGGCCGCCGCCGCGAGGGCCGGCCGGCCATTTTTCCTCTATTTGGCGCTGACGTCGCCGCACACGCCGATCGTGCCGGCCGCCGCCTGGAAGGGCCGGAGCGGCCTGACCCCGTACGGCGACTTCGTCATGCAGACGGACGACGTCGTCGGCAGGGTCCTCGACGCCCTGGCCCGCGCCCGGATCGACGGCGAGACGCTCGTCGTCTTCACGAGCGACAACGGGTGCTCCCCGGCCGCCGGATTCGACGACCTGGTGCGCCGGGGCCACCGGCCGAGCGGGCCCTACCGCGGCTACAAGGCCGACATCTACGAGGGGGGACACCGCATCCCGTTCGTCGTCCGCTGGCCGGGCGTGGTGTCGCCCGGGACGTCGAGCGATCAGACCGTCTGCCTCACCGACCTCCTCGCGACCGTCGCCGATATCATCGGCCGGCCGGTGCCGAGGGACGCCGGTGAGGACAGCGTGAGCTTGCTGCCGATCCTCCGCGGCGAGGCGAGAGGGCCGGTCCGGGAGGCGACCGTCCACCACTCGATCAACGGCTCGTTCGCGATCCGCCAGGGGCCGTGGAAGCTCGCCCTCTGCCCGGACTCCGGCGGCTGGAGCGATCCCCGCCCCGATCGCAAGGACGCCCGCGACCTCCCCGCCGTCCAGCTCTTCAACCTGGCGGACGACCCGGCCGAGGCGAGGAACCGGCAGGCCGAACATCCCGAGATCGTCGCCCGCCTGACGGCCCTGCTCCAGAAATACGTGGGCGACGGCCGCAGCACCCCGGGACCGGTCCGGCCGAACGATCGCCGGGTGAGCATCCGGCGCCAGGTGAAGGCACCGGCCGGGTCCTGA
- a CDS encoding efflux RND transporter permease subunit gives MLNALIDSSLKNRFVVLLLAGILVALGVRAARRLPLDAFPDTTPVQVQVNTNAPELSPEEAERLISFPVEYAMGGLKGLEEVRSVSKFGLSQVVLIFSDDTDIYFARQQISERLGEVELPAGIARPTMGPVATGLGEVYHYLLTSENPEYGLTELRTLQDWVIRPRLRKVAGVAEINPWGGLAKQFEVRADPVRLAKYGLTLDELAMALRENNKNVGGGYLVRAGESSLVQGVGRTTTLDEIAAVVVKAVDGVPIRVKDLGEVAVGHVIRRGGVTADGKGEAVLGLAFMRMGENSRDVTRALDRAMDDVKRALPPGVAIDVVYKRTDLVGHVLHTVERNLLEGALLVIAVLFAFLGNLRAGLIVASVIPLSMLFAVTMMERVGIAGSLMSLGAIDFGLVVDSSVVMVENCVRHLAHDRSDRPKLDVIRDAAVEVRKPTMFGELIIMIVYLPILTLQGIEGKLFRPMALTVVFALLGSMVMSLTLMPVLASLGLSRRVRDRETIVDRIAHRLFQPILHRGLMYPWATLILVGAITVGATILGLGLGSEFVPRLSEGSIVINTVRLASVSLEESLEYGSRIEAILKDAFPDEIESIWSRTGTAEVATDPMGFEVSDVYVMLRPREGTYPIGRPRLLSPPASWWRYLTQEPVGGWTRAKSQDELVEEMAEVTRTLPGMRAVYSQPIELRINEMVAGIRADLGIKIFGPDLEVLKEKAAEVERIVEEIPGAADVSAEQVTGLPVVRVVVDRQALSRYGVSARQVLDAVSEAGGMRVGEVIEPDRRFPLAIRLPDAYRDDPRALEKILFTTATGQRLPLTRLAKLEEVTGPSTIQREWGERRIVVQANVRGGRDIGSFVEEAQVKIADGVKLDGDCRIEWGGQFENMIRAERRLLIVVPLALALILSLLYLTFHSMRDALMIFSGVLFARVGGVLGLWLRGLPFTISAGVGFVALAGASMLEGLVLVSYIRDRMAHGMPKLEAIEAARLARLRPVLMTGTVAALGFVPMMLSHGVGAEVQRPLATVVFFGMVCDTFLTMLALPVLYLLFGKGPQVEAGPRDDDRREPGPRRGRGPGPDGTGRQLAAGAATDLEPVGS, from the coding sequence GTGCTCAACGCCCTGATCGATTCCAGCCTCAAGAATCGGTTCGTGGTCCTGCTGCTGGCGGGGATCCTCGTCGCGCTCGGCGTGCGTGCGGCGCGGCGGTTGCCGCTCGACGCCTTCCCGGACACCACGCCGGTGCAGGTCCAGGTCAACACGAACGCGCCCGAGCTGTCGCCCGAGGAGGCCGAGCGGCTGATCTCCTTCCCGGTCGAGTACGCCATGGGCGGCCTCAAGGGGCTGGAGGAGGTGCGCTCGGTCTCGAAGTTCGGGCTGTCGCAGGTCGTCCTGATCTTCTCGGACGACACCGACATCTATTTCGCCCGCCAGCAGATCAGCGAGCGACTGGGCGAGGTCGAGCTGCCCGCCGGGATCGCCCGCCCGACGATGGGCCCGGTCGCCACGGGCCTGGGCGAGGTCTACCACTATCTCCTCACCAGCGAGAACCCCGAGTACGGCCTCACCGAGCTGCGGACCCTCCAGGACTGGGTCATCCGCCCCCGCCTCCGCAAGGTCGCGGGCGTCGCCGAGATCAACCCCTGGGGCGGGCTCGCCAAGCAGTTCGAGGTGCGGGCCGACCCGGTCCGGCTCGCCAAGTACGGGCTGACGCTCGACGAGCTGGCGATGGCGCTGCGGGAGAACAACAAGAACGTGGGCGGCGGCTACCTCGTGCGGGCGGGCGAGTCGAGCCTCGTGCAGGGGGTCGGACGGACCACGACCCTCGACGAGATCGCCGCCGTGGTCGTCAAGGCGGTCGACGGCGTCCCCATCCGGGTCAAGGACCTCGGCGAGGTGGCCGTCGGCCACGTCATCCGGCGCGGGGGCGTCACCGCCGACGGCAAGGGCGAGGCGGTGCTGGGCCTCGCGTTCATGCGGATGGGCGAGAACTCGCGCGACGTCACGAGGGCGCTCGACCGGGCGATGGACGACGTCAAGCGGGCCCTGCCGCCGGGGGTGGCCATCGATGTCGTCTACAAGCGGACGGACCTCGTCGGCCACGTGCTCCACACGGTCGAGCGGAATCTCCTCGAGGGGGCGCTCCTCGTCATCGCGGTCCTCTTCGCGTTCCTGGGCAACCTCCGGGCCGGCCTGATCGTCGCGAGCGTCATCCCGCTGTCGATGCTGTTCGCCGTCACGATGATGGAGAGGGTCGGCATCGCCGGGAGCCTGATGAGCCTCGGCGCCATCGACTTCGGCCTCGTGGTCGACAGCTCGGTCGTCATGGTGGAGAACTGCGTGCGGCACCTGGCGCACGACCGGAGCGACAGGCCGAAGCTCGACGTCATCCGCGACGCGGCCGTCGAGGTCCGCAAGCCGACGATGTTCGGCGAGCTGATCATCATGATCGTCTACCTGCCGATCCTCACCCTCCAGGGCATCGAGGGCAAGCTGTTCCGCCCCATGGCCTTGACGGTCGTCTTCGCGCTGCTGGGCTCGATGGTCATGTCGCTGACGTTGATGCCCGTGCTCGCCTCGCTCGGCCTGTCGCGGCGGGTGAGGGACAGGGAGACGATCGTCGATCGGATCGCCCATCGGCTGTTCCAGCCGATCCTGCACCGGGGCCTCATGTACCCGTGGGCGACGCTCATCCTCGTCGGCGCCATCACGGTCGGCGCGACGATATTGGGGCTCGGGCTCGGCTCGGAGTTCGTCCCGCGATTGAGCGAGGGCTCGATCGTCATCAACACGGTCCGGCTCGCCAGCGTCTCCCTGGAGGAATCGCTCGAATACGGCTCGCGGATCGAGGCCATCCTCAAGGACGCCTTCCCCGATGAGATCGAGTCGATCTGGAGCCGGACGGGCACGGCCGAGGTGGCCACCGACCCGATGGGCTTCGAGGTCAGCGACGTCTACGTCATGCTCAGGCCCCGCGAGGGGACCTATCCGATCGGGCGGCCGCGGCTGCTGAGCCCGCCCGCCTCGTGGTGGCGCTACCTGACGCAGGAGCCGGTCGGCGGCTGGACGAGGGCGAAGTCCCAGGATGAGCTGGTCGAGGAGATGGCCGAGGTGACCAGGACGCTGCCCGGCATGCGGGCGGTCTACAGCCAGCCGATCGAGCTGCGGATCAACGAGATGGTCGCCGGAATCCGGGCCGACCTGGGCATCAAGATCTTCGGGCCCGACCTGGAGGTGCTGAAGGAGAAGGCCGCCGAGGTGGAGCGGATCGTCGAGGAGATCCCGGGCGCCGCCGACGTCTCGGCCGAGCAGGTCACGGGGCTCCCGGTGGTGCGCGTGGTCGTCGACCGCCAGGCCCTGTCGCGCTACGGCGTGTCGGCCCGCCAGGTGCTCGACGCGGTCTCCGAGGCGGGCGGGATGAGGGTCGGCGAGGTCATCGAGCCGGACCGTCGCTTCCCGCTGGCGATCCGGCTCCCCGACGCGTATCGGGACGACCCGCGTGCCCTGGAGAAGATCCTGTTCACGACGGCGACGGGGCAGCGGCTGCCGCTCACGCGGCTGGCGAAGCTGGAGGAGGTGACCGGCCCGTCCACGATCCAGCGCGAGTGGGGCGAGCGGCGGATCGTCGTCCAGGCGAACGTCCGGGGCGGCCGGGACATCGGCTCGTTCGTCGAGGAGGCGCAGGTGAAGATCGCGGACGGCGTGAAGCTGGACGGCGACTGCCGGATCGAGTGGGGCGGCCAGTTCGAGAACATGATCCGCGCCGAGCGGCGGCTGCTGATCGTCGTCCCGCTGGCCCTGGCGTTGATCCTGAGCCTGCTCTACCTGACGTTCCACTCGATGCGCGACGCCCTGATGATCTTCAGCGGCGTGCTGTTCGCGCGGGTCGGGGGCGTGCTGGGGCTGTGGTTGCGCGGCCTGCCGTTCACGATCTCGGCCGGCGTCGGCTTCGTGGCGCTCGCGGGCGCGTCGATGCTGGAGGGCCTCGTGCTCGTCAGCTACATCCGGGACAGGATGGCCCACGGGATGCCCAAGCTGGAGGCGATCGAGGCGGCGCGGCTGGCCCGTCTCCGGCCCGTGCTGATGACGGGCACGGTCGCCGCGCTCGGCTTCGTCCCGATGATGCTCTCCCATGGTGTCGGGGCCGAGGTCCAGCGGCCGCTGGCGACCGTCGTGTTCTTCGGCATGGTGTGCGACACGTTCCTGACCATGCTGGCGCTGCCGGTCCTGTACCTCCTCTTCGGCAAGGGGCCGCAGGTCGAGGCGGGGCCCCGGGACGACGATCGCCGCGAGCCGGGGCCGCGGCGAGGCCGCGGACCGGGCCCGGATGGAACGGGTCGGCAACTCGCGGCCGGTGCGGCCACCGACCTCGAACCGGTCGGGAGCTGA
- a CDS encoding TolC family protein, translated as MTLHSRLGLCGLVLAAASGLCGRPARGQGAATLADDIIAISAGERAKQRARDSTSLGPVHGAVERPFARVAGADEPRLGGRVSLPGTVDVLSAASRPDRAGTVTDRRPGILPPALPGRSAGAIPLYGPLELPAVEDEGPEGGLTLDQAMASVIRSNPQLMVKFQELPKAEADVLTAGLWGNPLVFASADSVPYGQYSPRRPGSNSYGVTFVQPFDVNGKIRARIHLAQTARNVLQAQYQDAVRLELERLHVAWLDALSARTTMQYLGTSLNGYAALLASIREQVTRQIVPASDLDTAEIQQETAAVAHEEAVTRYRQAKKRLAVLLNIPPARADAIELRGAVRDLAPPPPPAEELVRIALCQRPDLVANRLGVRSALANVDVQRRERFPDVFALYTPYGYNANNDTPGASGATSWGAGVFATVPLFNRNQGNIRRAERNVHQTQLEVSGLESQVVAEVEGAALEYASSRAAVDRFERAILTRARRVRDDKHRLYASGEEGLVTYLNAQRDYNESIRAYRDVLIRHRRSMLALNTAVGTRILP; from the coding sequence ATGACGCTGCACTCTCGACTCGGCCTGTGCGGGCTCGTGCTCGCGGCGGCGTCCGGCCTCTGCGGCCGGCCGGCTCGCGGGCAGGGCGCCGCGACGCTCGCGGACGACATCATCGCGATCTCGGCGGGCGAACGGGCCAAGCAACGCGCCCGAGACAGCACGTCGCTCGGCCCGGTGCACGGCGCCGTCGAGAGGCCGTTCGCCCGGGTCGCCGGGGCCGATGAGCCGCGCCTCGGCGGCCGGGTCTCCCTCCCGGGGACGGTTGACGTGCTCTCCGCGGCGTCGAGGCCCGACCGGGCGGGGACCGTCACCGACCGTCGCCCCGGGATCCTGCCCCCGGCCCTGCCGGGCCGGTCGGCCGGCGCGATCCCGCTGTACGGGCCGCTCGAGCTCCCCGCCGTCGAGGACGAGGGCCCGGAGGGCGGCCTGACCCTGGACCAGGCCATGGCCTCCGTCATCCGCTCCAACCCCCAGCTGATGGTCAAATTCCAGGAGCTGCCCAAGGCCGAGGCCGATGTCCTCACCGCCGGGCTCTGGGGGAATCCGCTCGTCTTCGCGAGCGCCGACAGCGTGCCTTATGGACAGTATTCCCCGCGACGGCCTGGGTCGAACAGCTACGGCGTGACCTTCGTGCAGCCGTTCGACGTCAACGGCAAGATCCGGGCCCGGATCCACCTCGCCCAGACGGCCAGGAACGTGCTCCAGGCGCAATACCAGGACGCCGTGCGGCTGGAGCTGGAGAGGCTGCACGTCGCCTGGCTCGACGCCCTGAGCGCCCGGACGACGATGCAGTACCTGGGCACCAGCCTCAACGGCTACGCGGCCCTGCTGGCGAGCATCCGGGAGCAGGTGACGAGGCAGATCGTCCCGGCGTCGGACCTCGACACGGCCGAGATCCAGCAGGAGACGGCGGCGGTCGCCCACGAGGAGGCGGTCACGCGCTATCGCCAGGCCAAGAAGAGGCTCGCCGTCCTCCTCAATATCCCCCCCGCCCGGGCCGATGCCATCGAGCTGAGGGGTGCGGTCCGGGACCTCGCCCCGCCCCCTCCCCCCGCCGAGGAACTGGTCCGGATCGCGCTCTGCCAGCGGCCGGACCTCGTCGCCAACCGACTCGGGGTGAGGTCGGCCCTGGCGAACGTCGACGTGCAGCGCCGCGAGAGGTTCCCGGACGTCTTCGCGCTCTACACGCCCTACGGATACAACGCGAACAACGACACGCCGGGGGCGAGCGGCGCGACGTCGTGGGGCGCGGGCGTCTTCGCCACCGTCCCCCTCTTCAATCGCAACCAGGGCAACATCCGCCGGGCCGAGCGCAACGTCCACCAGACGCAGCTCGAGGTCTCGGGCCTGGAGAGTCAGGTCGTCGCGGAGGTCGAGGGGGCCGCCCTGGAATACGCCTCGTCGCGGGCCGCCGTCGATCGCTTCGAGCGTGCCATCCTGACGCGGGCGAGGCGAGTCAGGGATGACAAGCACCGGCTCTACGCCTCCGGCGAGGAGGGGCTGGTCACCTATCTCAACGCCCAGCGCGACTACAACGAGTCGATCCGGGCGTACCGGGACGTGCTCATCCGCCACCGCCGCAGCATGCTCGCCCTGAATACGGCCGTGGGGACCCGGATCCTCCCCTGA
- a CDS encoding mechanosensitive ion channel family protein → MHHVKPHGDRGARARMLPALLGAWLLAGSAPTTGQEPRHAVAATGATVTPGGEGSVAASKAARPGRSPGEIARWNDRSTPRKMLETFFFAIYCYDLAPELIVNAIDCLDLKGLGQDVGEADAALMAHELSSIVSRQDVALYGVPDTRESSIATWTLVEKPGYHLALGRQADGRWRFDRETVLRIPSMRSEVARQQREVQAARMKMADGRTDPEATMRKFLVEVTLRDFSEAARCLDLRDVPIKLRATRGPEMARKLAFVIQRCGFFFPQEVVSDPDGWRYIWHSNHRGRIMLDRIRQPDGRDAWLFNRGTLHNLDALVEGFRDAPPDPRYAFLGVVVDAASLKAGERDAVPAPGGVPAHLASPRAALRTFLEGMDELDFDDARTGRILSCMALGEVPEADRASVGLRVAGKLDAVVQHLNPDLLSVSDSWDAEPQAFGKGSDFQVVISRQADGRWQFEPDTIARVPELFDRLSPQEKRRKDRESRFGSARQTLRTFLRAVARGDDETAAAALDLGAVPVRARSAIGPVLARKLKFVLDRTGPLHVQESPNEAEGPRYVYYRGPLGQISLEAAGEARKGDWLFTAETVSQVEPMFLAAISRKAAPARDPVTRASLGILARGAVPGWLQAPVLGLGLYQWIGLALVVPAAGAAGWLALRAFEACLRGAIRRSGFRLGDEFLRAKLRPLGWQLGLFLAAVLLEPLDLPVAAWGRALPVLKFAWIGLMAWTAIRLVDLGMALYANSDQLQHRRNLSDMVVPTGARFLKLAVLVVAASCEVYLVGNGEWVTRLLAGLGLVGLAASLAAQDTLKNFFGTLLLIGEHPFKIGDSIVVGGMEGTVESVGFRSTWIRTPDDSLITIPNSIIANASIDNRGARTTRRYKAVIGVDYDTPAHRLNALREALRAYAAAQPSILKDRVDIYVHALGGTAVELLVNVYFAVRSHAEEVEARDAFNREVLDQARRLDIRLAPERRTALVAHEPASPAAIPAPMGGLTRRVSDPEAAAEGARRRFDP, encoded by the coding sequence ATGCACCACGTGAAGCCGCACGGTGATCGCGGGGCCCGGGCAAGGATGCTCCCGGCCCTGCTGGGGGCCTGGCTCCTGGCCGGCTCGGCCCCGACGACGGGGCAAGAGCCGAGGCACGCAGTCGCGGCCACCGGGGCGACGGTGACGCCGGGAGGGGAGGGCTCGGTCGCCGCGTCGAAAGCTGCCCGGCCGGGGCGATCGCCGGGGGAGATTGCCCGGTGGAATGACCGCTCGACGCCGCGGAAGATGCTGGAGACCTTCTTCTTCGCGATCTACTGCTACGACCTGGCGCCGGAGCTGATCGTCAACGCGATCGATTGCCTGGACCTGAAGGGGCTCGGCCAGGATGTCGGCGAGGCGGACGCGGCGCTCATGGCGCACGAGCTCAGCAGCATCGTCTCGCGTCAGGACGTGGCGTTGTACGGCGTGCCGGACACCCGGGAATCGTCGATCGCGACATGGACCCTCGTCGAGAAGCCGGGCTATCACCTCGCCCTGGGGAGGCAGGCCGACGGCCGCTGGCGGTTCGACCGCGAGACCGTGCTCAGGATCCCGTCGATGCGCTCGGAGGTCGCCCGGCAGCAGCGGGAGGTGCAGGCGGCGCGGATGAAGATGGCCGACGGGAGGACCGACCCCGAGGCGACCATGCGGAAGTTCCTCGTCGAGGTGACGCTCCGCGACTTCTCGGAGGCCGCCCGCTGCCTGGACCTCCGCGACGTGCCGATCAAGCTGCGGGCCACGCGCGGGCCGGAGATGGCCCGCAAGCTCGCCTTCGTGATCCAGCGATGCGGGTTCTTCTTCCCGCAGGAGGTCGTCAGCGACCCGGACGGCTGGCGGTACATCTGGCATTCGAACCACCGCGGCCGGATCATGCTCGACCGGATCCGACAGCCCGACGGCAGGGACGCCTGGCTCTTCAACCGCGGGACGCTGCACAACCTGGACGCCCTGGTGGAGGGCTTCCGGGACGCCCCGCCGGATCCGCGCTACGCGTTCCTCGGCGTCGTGGTCGACGCCGCCTCGCTGAAGGCCGGCGAGCGCGACGCGGTCCCGGCCCCGGGCGGCGTGCCGGCGCACCTGGCCTCGCCGCGGGCCGCGCTGCGGACCTTCCTGGAGGGGATGGACGAGCTCGACTTCGACGACGCGAGGACCGGCCGGATCCTCTCGTGCATGGCGCTCGGCGAGGTCCCGGAGGCGGACCGCGCCTCCGTCGGCCTGCGGGTCGCGGGCAAGCTGGACGCCGTGGTGCAGCACCTGAACCCCGACCTGCTGTCCGTGAGCGACTCGTGGGACGCGGAGCCGCAGGCCTTCGGCAAGGGGTCCGACTTCCAGGTCGTGATCTCACGGCAGGCCGACGGGCGCTGGCAGTTCGAGCCGGACACGATCGCGCGGGTCCCGGAGCTGTTCGACCGGCTGAGCCCCCAGGAGAAGCGGCGCAAGGACCGCGAGTCCCGCTTCGGGTCGGCCCGGCAGACGCTGAGGACCTTCCTCCGGGCCGTCGCCCGCGGCGACGACGAGACGGCCGCGGCGGCGCTGGACCTGGGGGCCGTGCCCGTCCGGGCCCGGTCGGCGATCGGGCCGGTGCTGGCCCGCAAGCTCAAGTTCGTGCTCGACCGCACCGGGCCGCTGCACGTCCAGGAATCCCCCAACGAGGCGGAGGGGCCGCGGTACGTCTACTATCGCGGCCCGCTCGGTCAGATCAGCCTGGAGGCGGCCGGCGAGGCCCGCAAGGGGGACTGGCTGTTCACCGCGGAGACCGTCTCGCAGGTCGAGCCGATGTTCCTGGCGGCGATCTCCAGGAAGGCGGCCCCCGCGCGGGACCCGGTCACCCGCGCGAGCCTCGGCATCCTCGCCCGCGGCGCCGTGCCGGGCTGGCTCCAGGCCCCCGTCCTCGGCCTGGGGCTCTACCAGTGGATCGGCCTCGCGCTGGTCGTGCCGGCGGCGGGGGCCGCCGGCTGGCTGGCGCTGCGGGCCTTCGAGGCGTGCCTCCGCGGGGCGATCCGGCGCTCGGGCTTCCGCCTCGGCGACGAGTTCCTGCGGGCCAAGCTCCGGCCGCTGGGCTGGCAGCTCGGCCTCTTCCTCGCCGCGGTGCTGCTCGAGCCGCTCGACCTGCCGGTCGCGGCCTGGGGCCGGGCGCTCCCCGTGCTCAAGTTCGCCTGGATCGGGCTCATGGCCTGGACGGCGATCCGCCTTGTGGACCTGGGGATGGCCCTCTACGCCAACAGCGACCAGCTCCAGCACCGCCGCAACCTCAGCGACATGGTCGTCCCCACCGGGGCGCGATTCCTCAAGCTGGCCGTGCTCGTCGTGGCGGCCTCGTGCGAGGTCTACCTGGTCGGCAATGGAGAGTGGGTCACGCGGCTGCTCGCGGGCCTCGGGCTCGTCGGCCTGGCCGCGTCCCTGGCCGCGCAGGACACGCTCAAGAACTTCTTCGGCACCCTGCTCCTGATCGGCGAGCACCCCTTCAAGATCGGCGACTCGATCGTGGTCGGCGGCATGGAGGGCACGGTGGAGAGCGTCGGCTTCCGCTCGACCTGGATCCGGACGCCGGACGACTCGCTCATCACCATCCCCAACTCGATCATCGCCAACGCCTCGATCGACAACCGCGGGGCGCGGACGACGCGGCGGTACAAGGCCGTCATCGGGGTGGACTACGACACGCCAGCCCATCGGCTCAACGCCCTCCGCGAGGCCCTGCGCGCCTACGCGGCGGCGCAGCCGAGCATCCTCAAGGACCGCGTGGACATCTACGTCCACGCCCTGGGCGGCACGGCGGTCGAGCTCCTGGTGAACGTCTACTTCGCCGTCCGGTCTCACGCGGAGGAGGTGGAGGCCCGCGACGCCTTCAACCGGGAGGTCCTCGACCAGGCGAGGCGGCTGGACATCCGGCTCGCCCCCGAACGCCGGACCGCCCTCGTCGCGCACGAGCCCGCATCCCCCGCCGCCATCCCGGCCCCGATGGGCGGGCTGACCCGCCGGGTGTCGGATCCGGAGGCCGCCGCGGAGGGGGCGCGGAGGCGGTTCGATCCCTGA
- a CDS encoding efflux RND transporter periplasmic adaptor subunit translates to MKRFLAIGAAVVAAALIIGAAVAIARPDWLPARIRTGLAPGPAPAESAGEDAGLFCQEHGVPEKFCTLCHEELKEKLQACREHGGLPEDICTLCHPEVKDKYRLRVCKEHGLPESYCSRCGKAPSASLDPPDDGWCVAHKKPEDLCVACKVDPTAHGPADESKACRKPLPLVRLASAKLAGQIGIQVARATEESHAHKLTANAEAAYDANRYADITPRVGGFLREVRADLGKVVEQGEVLAVVDSAEVSTAKAQYITARAAEELARATYDRTRPLAREGVLARKGEIETLTALNQAKASLLDASQRLKNFGFDDRRLGRILKDNDTSSFLDVISPLDGTVVVRHAVRGEPVQATAQVFSVTDTSVMWLWVDVYESDIAAVKVGQQVSFVVSGNDETSFRGTVNWIGTEVNPQTRTTRIRAELANPEGRLRANQFGQAEIRVGEEHKAVVVPKAAVQRKDDVDVVFLPEPEGDVYRPQRVVTKPTDRGDVLEVAWGLRPGQKIVTKGAFLLKTEIMKGAIGAGCCE, encoded by the coding sequence ATGAAGCGATTCCTCGCCATCGGCGCGGCCGTCGTCGCCGCGGCGTTGATCATCGGCGCGGCCGTGGCCATCGCCCGGCCGGATTGGCTGCCGGCTCGCATTCGGACCGGGCTCGCGCCGGGCCCGGCCCCCGCCGAGTCCGCCGGGGAGGACGCCGGGCTGTTCTGCCAGGAGCACGGCGTGCCGGAGAAGTTTTGCACGCTCTGCCACGAGGAGCTGAAGGAGAAGCTCCAGGCCTGCCGGGAGCACGGAGGTCTGCCCGAGGACATCTGCACGCTCTGCCATCCGGAGGTCAAGGACAAGTACCGCCTGCGGGTCTGCAAGGAGCACGGGCTCCCCGAGTCCTACTGCTCCCGATGCGGCAAGGCGCCGTCGGCCTCGCTCGATCCGCCCGACGACGGCTGGTGCGTCGCTCACAAGAAGCCCGAGGACCTCTGCGTCGCGTGCAAGGTGGACCCGACGGCCCACGGCCCGGCCGACGAGTCGAAGGCCTGCCGAAAGCCCCTGCCTCTCGTGCGGCTCGCCTCCGCGAAGTTGGCGGGTCAGATCGGCATCCAGGTCGCCCGGGCGACCGAGGAGAGCCACGCCCACAAGCTGACGGCGAACGCCGAGGCGGCCTACGACGCCAACCGCTACGCGGACATCACGCCCCGGGTCGGCGGCTTCCTGCGCGAGGTCCGGGCCGACCTCGGCAAGGTCGTCGAGCAGGGGGAGGTCCTCGCGGTCGTCGATTCCGCCGAGGTGAGCACCGCCAAGGCGCAGTACATCACGGCCAGGGCCGCCGAGGAGCTCGCCCGGGCCACCTACGATCGGACGAGGCCCCTGGCGAGGGAAGGCGTGCTCGCCCGCAAGGGGGAGATCGAGACCCTGACGGCCCTGAATCAGGCGAAGGCGTCCCTGCTCGACGCCTCCCAGCGCCTGAAGAATTTCGGGTTCGACGACCGCCGGCTGGGACGGATCCTCAAGGACAACGACACGTCTTCGTTCCTTGACGTCATCTCCCCGCTCGACGGCACGGTCGTCGTGCGGCACGCGGTCCGGGGCGAGCCGGTGCAGGCGACCGCCCAGGTCTTCTCGGTGACCGACACGAGCGTCATGTGGCTCTGGGTCGACGTGTACGAGTCCGACATCGCGGCCGTGAAGGTCGGGCAGCAGGTGTCGTTCGTGGTCTCCGGGAACGACGAGACCTCGTTCCGAGGCACGGTCAACTGGATCGGCACGGAGGTGAACCCGCAGACGCGGACGACGCGCATTCGCGCGGAGCTGGCCAACCCGGAGGGGAGGCTCCGCGCCAACCAGTTCGGCCAGGCCGAGATCCGGGTCGGCGAGGAGCACAAGGCCGTCGTCGTGCCCAAGGCCGCCGTCCAGCGCAAGGACGACGTCGACGTCGTGTTCCTCCCCGAGCCGGAAGGGGACGTCTACCGCCCGCAGCGGGTCGTGACCAAGCCCACCGACCGGGGCGACGTCCTGGAGGTCGCCTGGGGGCTCAGGCCCGGGCAGAAGATCGTCACCAAGGGGGCGTTCCTGCTCAAGACCGAGATCATGAAGGGCGCCATCGGCGCCGGGTGTTGCGAGTAA